Below is a genomic region from Erigeron canadensis isolate Cc75 chromosome 7, C_canadensis_v1, whole genome shotgun sequence.
aaaactcaagaacatacccTAAGGGTGTGTTTGGTAGAGGGACTCAaagaaatagaaatgaaataaattcttTGTTTGGTTGAGAAAAGATATCAAAGACACAGAGATATCCATTTCTCGGGAAATAGATTACTTCATAGTATGATTTCCCTacattttgagaataaatataatttgtacGTGAAATTTTTCTTATAATTCCCCGTGTCTATAGCTGAGAAATGAGTAAGGCCAAAACTAAAATAGGTATAAATACAAATAGCACGTGCAAAACACATTTAACACACAAATGAAAAGTCCATCATTGATCATACGTTTGCCTTCCTTCTTTAACTCCTTTTCatgaaaacataaatttttGTAAGTgcgcatatatacacatatatgatatatacatatatcggTAAAGGGATGAGAAAAACGGGGAAGATCACCGAAGTGAGGGGCCGCGGCCTTCGAGATAAGGGGTAGTGGTGGTGGGTCGCCGGAGATTTAGGGTGTGATGAAGTTGGGGATCTGGTTTTATTTACACTCCattctcaagttttttttttaaaagataggAAAATAAAAGATTAGAAAACTTCTATTTGCATTCTTCAGtttctttttcaaaagaaaagaaagaggaaaaaaagaaaactattgCCTTTTTGATGTAATAACCTTCCTCCCATTTTTAGGAGGATTTGGATGGAAAGTTTTTAAGTTATGTGTATAATTACCAATTTATCCTAACTAATGACAACTATATAGAGAAAATgacataattgtaaatttatagcttttttctctttcttttcttttctttctaactCAACAATACTATTaactttgtattttcttttcttttcattagtTTTCCATGTAACCCGAGAATgcctttttaatatataatttttttccttttctctcCTTATCCAATTCTTCTCCTTTCCtatcattttaaaataaaactcgAGAATATAGTGTTAACAATGGGGTGATGAAAGGAAAGTGACAAGATGGAagatgtatttttatttttataatatataacaatatattgtTAAATGATTTATTAGGATCACATTTTTTGTGTGTATGATTTAGATTTCTATCACTTTTGTGATTATCAAAAGCCTTCGCCGTACACTTTTCCAGAATTacgttttattaattttgtttatttcttcTCGATTTCTCTACCAAACAAAGAAATTCATTAAATTTCTCaacaaattttatttctttaattttgttttcaaaacaatattttaaTCAAGTATTTCTATGCATCAAAAAAGTAGATGTCGGGCGACTTATATCTTAAGTTCATccaatttttatctttttcgtTTATCTTTCGTTTGTTTCTGAATTAAAATCATGAACTTTATAGTAATAAATTTGAATCTACTCATATTATCATCAACGACTTTTGAAGCTACGCACCCCATTTAATTTCTTATACGTACGGTTAAACCcctagatatatgtatataagctGCGATTGAAGAAAATTCAAGTGTGAGAATCggcaaaattgattttttttttttttcgtattGACCGATGAAGGTTTGAGagttgtgctttttttttttttaaacataggTAGgggggatatatatatatatatatatatatatatatatataggtaaaacATACCGTTGGCTGCAACATATAAAAATTTCTTAccatatctatattttatatttttaaaaataaggggGCGCTACcgttttttcatataaaaattcttaccatatttatatttttagacTATCATATATACGTAATAATGTGTCTTAAAAATATGGTATGTCATATGAAACTCCTACTTTCcgtatttataattattaattttatttttatataataagaaaacaaaatgctaaatacaattttaaaatgaaaaattatatgtactttattaaatattctataAGTATCATGGTAAGTTTAACAAGTTCTATGATGTCAATGGGTTGAAATAGCAACATCCCATATCTCCAATGAAGGTTTGTTCTTTGGGCAACCAGGGTTCGAATCCAAGGGGCGCAAATTTTACCCCATATGACATTATGTCGTAGATGTCGTCCCATTTGGCGATTAATTCAGAGGTTTTTCCTGACATTCTACCCGGTGGGTGCAGAGACTACGTATAGGGTGAACAGGTTCTAACAAAAAaacgaattttaaaaaaaataagtattatgatataaaaactttatttataattttatgaaaatgttaacTACAATCGGTAAGAGTTATCATCAAAGTGTATTAAATGTATACTcctcaattaaaaaaaaattatgactaTTTATGGAAAAAAATAACAGGTGACATCTTTTTATTTGCAGTGAAGCAAGTAAGCTAGACGCATAACAGTATttttgttcatttgtttgaaattttttttattttaaatcaatattttttcttcattttcgttttagatttattttaattgaccttacttaaaaaataaatttcaatatcTTTATTAGTGCTTCTTTGTTATTGTATCCTTAGGCCGGTCCTTATACGTGCGTCCTCCCGCGTCCGACGCACACCACCGGGAGGACGCCATTAGCACGAGTGCGTCTTGGCTAGCTTCTGAGATGTTTCTTACATGTTTAGACGTGCAACTTTGGTTGGTTGTGGGGCCCAAAGTGTACCGTTGttgaataaaaaacaatttcaaatcaaattttTAGAAACAAACGGCTAGTAGCCATTTTTAAAttacttttctttattttcattttttatttatatcactTCCACACTACCATTTCAAATAACAACCATCTATAATATACAAATCTCTATCACTACAAACCATTTTATCTTCCTCAAAACATTCCATAAACCATTTTTTATAAATCATTCCATTCACAATGTCTAGAAGTGTGTGGACTCAATCAGAAGATCTTTGTTTGTCGAGGTGTTGGATGTTGAGGAGACCGGACCCTGTTACGGGTAGGTGTGAAATGAATAATCCCGGTATATCCTTTTGGGACGACGTTACTGCAATGTTCAACACGGAGACCACTAGAGGACCACGAAGCAAGGCTCAACTGCAAGGTCACTTAAACAGGATTCGGAAGGAATGCAAACAGTTTGAGGCAATTTGCTCACAGTTGAATTCACAGGAGAGGGGCGGCGATGATGAGCAATATTATGCAACAGCGCATCAGATATATCGGGAAAAGCATGGGAGGGGCTTCAGATACGAGCACTGCTTCAGGCAACTtatctttgtttctttttaattgcTCTGGATTATGAAGTGAACTTGCTTATAtgattaagtgtgttttagcaGTTTGCATTGTGTGTTGTCTTCaagtattgtaatgtttttaagtattttaataaaataagtttacttaatgatttaataagaaaataagtttattcataattttaaaaacattacaaacttaataaagataaacatacaacataatataTTGTGAAACACATTATTAAACAAACGGCTACTTATATCTTCATCTCATAAACTGCTTTGGCATTATTGATCAACTCATTCAAGGTGATGACCGCACAAGCAATTTCTTCCACAGCTTCTTGAATCTTGTCGAACTTCCCTTggaaataagtaaagtattgacactcaagatcAGTACAATGCCCcgtttgtatatatttgatttgttcgtgacaccatttctttttcgctTGCAGTTTTAGACCAACTTCAACAAGTTCGTCTTTGAACatttggtggtcgaggatatcagccatgacactgtcattcacttgatcgacagtcattggtcGTTTTTAGTAaggggcatttgatgaagaagccattgcagATGTATAAAGGTTTGagttttaaaatgaaatatCTGGTAAGGAGGCAGTATTTATAGCTAGAGTAAAAGAAGCTCCTCCAAtgttcaaatttcaaaatatttacaattacagtccctttcaaaatatttacaattacagtctctcaaactgccaaaaattcaaaaatatttacatttccAGTCCCTTAACGGCCAGCTACattgtcactctataaataccaacGCAGAGGATTAACcagtttcatcaccattccaTTTGTGTTTAATCTAAAAACTTGTTTCATCTACTAACTCACTCACCATTCCAAATGGCTTTATCATTATCAAACAAGAATGTTCACCGACCTCGTCTcaccgaagatgagatgaaaacacgaatcatgaccgatatcaaagaggacatcctccttcaaactgaactcTCTAGGGTCCTGGGTTACATACGGAAGAAGAGACAACAATGCGACCAACACGTTCAGGAAATAGAAGCACCAGGCCGCAAGGTCTCgaaacacgaagagacatatttgCAGTTTCTGCAGGATGAGAGCAAAAGGGTGAAGAGGGTGATCGACaatgtttttaaggccggtcacacgttgactgaccaatgcacttggacagaatcgtaccacgacaacTGCGGAGAAGACAAATCaacgtgggaagtcaaatgcccagAATACGACAAGTGGTGGGCCAATAAAATGGCTTACCGCGgattaggaaaaatgtcaatcaaagatgatgatgatgaagagtaatcgtatcattattatgtatttcatgtttttttttccagtactgtcttttttattattgtattgtattttattttaagtaatgtaatgtgtgtttaattataacaaaatgtgttttttttttaattttgtgtaaaaaaaattaaataataaaatagtgaatGAATAGTGAAGAAGTGGGGAAGAAGTGGTAGTATAAGGAAGGAGGTGTTCTTGGGGTATTCTAGAAGAGAGAAAACTGAttaatagtggaagaagtgggtaAGAAGTAGGGAAGAAGTGGCTCCTATAAGAAGTGGTCTTAGAATAGCACTATATTTGCACATTTTTTGCCATGTTATATGTGCCTTTGATATTGTGACAACCTTAATTATTGGTTCCTTTGACATTAGCTTTTTGATTATCTACAATGGGTATGCGGGTTATTAACCACCTATAGGGGTTCCATAGGGACGTCATTGTGGCACTGATGGCACGACACTTCCGTAACAGTGTGATCGGCTACGGCGTCTCATCTTCGTTGGCCGTATAATAGTGTTAGGGGGCATATGGGTTGACCCtagtttgtgtttgtgtttggggTTGTGTGCCAACTCCTCATTCACCTTTGGTACATATGGATCTGCAGTCTTATGTGCACCTTTCGGCCAATACTTGTTGTATTTAACATACTTGATAAGAAAGTGTTGGAATTTCGGCCGGTGTTTGTTATATCTAACATACTTGATATGCCGGCGTTAGAATTTTGGACCCCACTGTTCATACCCCTTTGACCTCTCAGTTCATTTCAGCTAAGTTTTCTTTGATTCATTGCTATAGATGTCTCATTTGTTATTAGGTTACTCATCATTCACTATCTATAAATAATTGTTTAGTTCCATAATAATATTTGTTCAAAAATATATTGCTTtcgttttgtttttgttatatcCGCGCACTGAGCAATTGGCTCAGCCGCACTTTTTCTTTCCCAGCGGTAGGtattaagaaagaaagaagatctGGACTTTTAGCTAGCTTCCACGCATAATGGATTTGTTGAAGATAAAGGTTGAGGATTATATTAGGCTATGACGATGATTGTAAAAATATTAAGAGAAATTTTTGGATAGCACTCTTGTATTATTGTTTAGATTCGATCGTGACACTCTATATTATGGGTTTAGaaatggggtgttacaattgATCTCACttaaaaaataactttcaaTATTTCTACCCCAATCCAACGTCCGTATGTAACTGTTTATAATACTGTATGtttgaaatttctaatttatattttttgtattaaattATATAGTATCGATATCATCTCCccgtataaaaatatatgtattaattttgAAACTAACGAAtgtataaaatatcaaaataaataaacataataataaatattgtaAGTCGTTtttgaacaacataatgtatgCACAATGGACTActcatgtatttaattaatttatattttgttgtttttaatcactaattttgttttaagtaagtaattaatacattttaacttttcataaaaaattCTTACAGAATACTTAATGTAATTATACTTACGGCTTCttaatttttcataattattaataaataaattattgaaaacataTATCCACACAAAATTAGAAGTTAACAATTTTTCAAGCTACATaacaatttatattaatattagttGTTTGAAAGTATCAAATTAACGGtttgattttattgtttatatttttaaatttgaaattaagattataaggttttctttattttatttgcatatatttaattaatattttttaatgggTTAATAGCCCGTAGCATCTCAGACCTCCAATGAAGGTTTGTTACTTGAGCAACCAGGGTTCGAATCCAAGGAGCACAAATTTTACCCCAAATGACATTCAATGTTGTAGATGTCGTGCAGTTTGACGATTAATTCGGGGGTTTTTCCTGACATTTTGCCCGGTGGGTGCAAATACCACATATATGGTGCAGAGACCACATATAGGGTGAATAGACCCTGACAAAAAAACGAAcgttaaaaaaataagtattatgatatgaaaactttatttataagtttagGAAAATGTTAACTACAATCTGTAAGAGTTGTCATCAACGTGCATTTAAAACtcaaggaaaatgttaaatacagtCCTAAAAACGACACTTTACGTGcataaaaaatatgtattttttatataaaaagtccatccttaaagtttataataagtgtataactaattaacaaaactCAAATGAAATCGTAAGGGCTGGGTGCCTgggtttagcaaaacccaaatctgaaaataaatatataaatgaatggctactattgatttatttatgaggactaaattaaaatataataaatatattttctcaGATTTATGGAAACGGTCCTTCAGGCACCGGCCACCGCCTTGGTTCGTACACTTTCTCAGATttctacttttattttcaacCTCCATTTAATTATCCATTACTTTTATTACCTCAAATTTGCTTTATGATTTCACACATTTTGTAAGTTATTAGTTACTCTAGCCTTTTTTATGCATCAATTTGTAACTGTTATCAAGAGCTCAAATTTTGCTACAGTATACTGCTTTGAAGCTAGAATTTAGACCCTCTTAGTATTATGAGATTCCATTGATTGGTTTTTGAGTAGATGGAGGGGTTTTTCCCGTTAACCAGGACAATCGTCTTCTTCGTATGTACACCGTATTATGTAATAATTGTCGAACTTTTTCCCTGATCACCCCAAGATAAATACCTAGTGAATTTCGAACTTAAGGAGTGAGACATTCTTGTGAGGAACTTAGGACACCTTGATGCTAGTTGATGGGTTTTTTTAGTATAAACCTGAAATTTCGTGAAGCTCTTTGGTGGGCACTGGGTTGGGTATTGGGTCAAGTTAGGTTTGGGTCGGAACGAGCCAAGTGTATTATTAGAGGTTTAAATGGACTCATTCATGTAAATAGAAAAAAGTAAGCACCCAATGTCGTCTTCCACAGGTTTTCAGTTGACAGTGTATAggagaggttaagatgtagacaaccttaaaCCTACCACGACGGTGTAGTGGTGtaagagagactgcttccagttcCGGTTCCATCtaagatagaaaaggacctaCAGCCTTACAAGACATGAGGAAAAAACCATTGACCTCTATCTCTAGAGGCAATGGTTTATCCATCCTTTGCTGATTTGACTCAGTCGTGTAGATAACTATACTATTATGATAACAATCTTAAATACACTTAGGATGACTGTCGACCCATTTTCATTTTAGCCAAGTTTTATCATCTTATCCTTTGGCCCGTTTGCAAAAAACCACACGACCCATCTACCAATAAATGTGATTAGAATGTactcaattgatttatgaaactATATAATAACTCATGTTCCTTTTGTATTTCCATGAATGATGAAACGTCTAGCAAAAACGGCGTTGAACAACAAAGATGGGTTCTGGGGATGGAATTCCCCGTTGGAGTGTCTATGATACAATTAAGACTATACCCTCGAAGCCCGATGGTTTAATGACTGAGATTGATTTAGCTATTTCTTCTCTCGAGTATGCTAAGGCAACAAAGCTTCTGAATTCTCCAGCTCCTCTTCCCAAGAACAAGAACATTGATAATGGAACCCTTAAACCTTCAGCATTGTATGATGCCCGAAGGGCAGATGAAGCGTATAAAGATGGGCTTGCATATCTAACTGCAGGCAACCTTGAGGAGGCGTTTCAGTCATTGAACTTGGCTCTCTCTAAGTGCCCGCCCTATAAGACTTCTGCTGTGGCTAAGCTTCGATCTCTCATTACTCTAACGGCTCAACGCCTTAGAAAGTCTCCAGGATGACTTGGGTTTGTCAATTTGTAGTTTTAGCACAGTTGTTTGATTAAGTCCACTAGAAGATAactgtatataaaataaataaatatttctgCTCCTCAAATTGGGTTCTTTTTCCAATTTCTTATTTCCCAAAAAGTTCAGGAATTCCCTTCTAGAAACGCAATAAGATTGCTCTAAGTCTTTTATAcgaaattattaaaattttaacactAATGGTTTTGGAGGTGATTTTATCACTTTTATGTAATGCAAGATTTACAATTTCAGTAGTTGTGACTTATTTTGTATCACATAATTTTATAGTAGCTTTGGTTAAATATGTGAATAGCATGGAGCCATGGATCAAGTCAAAGTTAAACGCATAAATCAAATTTTTGGATAACTGTTTCTATAAATGCCCACAAATCAGAACATAATGTTAATACTTTGAGTTGTGCAACTAATAACAAGTTTGTGTTTGTATCAtgagtttataaatataattaaacttcAATAATGTAACAGTATGTGATCTTTTTACTGCTTCACGGCTTCACGCCTTTACATGTACCAAATAAACTTTGCCTAAAATGTGACACTTCACAAACAAGAGTTATTTGGTTGACAAAATCCACGTTCATGACTAGTAAAAATCAAACAAGACaacataataaaacatcaatCTTTTCGCAAGATGGTAAGTTAACAAGTGACTAAATAATTTGCTTTACACATAATTGGTTCACCAACAATCATTTACTGTGAGAATATTGTCTCATCAACAATCACTTTCTATGAGAATCAATCTTTGTTCCAATAACTGTAACCATATGTCTATTATACGGCTACAGAAAGACAGCTAAGTTCAAAACACATTCAGTCAAATAGTTTCTATTCACAAAACGATAATTCAAATGTTTGTCGAAGGATTTATTCATAAAAGTATATAAACAGTCTTGTAGGCATAAAAGTATATAAacagttttaacttttaagattTTAACATCTCTATCTAGTTTCGATGACATTTGttcatttaaaatttgaaagCAAGACTATCCTTTTTATTCTATGTGACATGACTACACTACAAGTTCAAAGCAAAACACTAATTCTATCATTATGGTTTTTCTGCTATTATTCGATTGAAGAGCAGAGAACAAAATCCAACCAAACCAATGTCGATAGAAACAAATGCAAACGTTGATTGGCAGGAAAAGAAAGCAGCCTATATGAACAGAGTTTCTGAAGACAACAAACAAGATAGAGGCCATGATGCATCTCTTATTAAGTCAATGATTAAGCTCTGTGCTCGATGTATGAACCAGAAATTCCAGATGTTCCCAGAACAGTCACCTGCGATTTGAGGAGAGCATATTTTACACAGTTATTTCCAAATGATTTGATTAACCTAAATATGAGAACCAGAAACTACTTTGGAAATTTTACTACACAAACAATAGAAGTTCAAAATGGTAAGGCAGATTAAAATGGGTCAGTTCCAGTTTGCTATAACTACAAATAGCTTTTGGTCCATTACGATAATTTCTTATAAATCGTTGATGTGTTAAATATGACAACAAAAACAATGTcataacaatgataataatgtaattttatacaaaaaaaaaaaatgatttggaGGGTGCAAGTATTTAAATACATTTTGGGCAATTTTCAACTCATTCAACCCATAACCACTACTCCAGTAGTGATACATCATATTCCAGATCTATCCATCGTtaaataaatgggtcaaaaccgCCACCTCTATTATTCAATTCTCTGAAATGAAACTCCCTCAACTTCAGTACTTCACAAAGGAAGTAAAAAAGTGGAGCAAAAAAAGGCATTAATGCCACGTTTATACAAATTATGGATTCTCTGCAAGGATTAATATCTTAAACTAAGGCAAGAAGATCCATCACATAAGACCATTCCCAACCCATCACACCCAAAAGGTATTGCCACGTCAAAACCACCTTCTCATCACATCACCTCCTCTTTGAGACATGATGGCCATCACCTTCCCCTCCATAACACCCCCACCCACCAGCTCCCCTCCCCAACCCTTCACCGCCCCCACCCTTAAGTGATCACCACCTTTCCTTTAGGAATGGCCTAATAGATACAGAGCACACAAATTTCAACAACCAGGCATGTGTTGCGTTAGAAAGAGAGAGGACATACCTTTCCCCAATCACCACCAAGACCACTGCATCTCATTTTCAGGTGTATCAATTTCATTCCTAGCTCATTCTCAACTTTCTTCTTTAAATAACCCTCATCTGGTCCAAAAGAGTCCAAATATGCATAGTAGCGTCCAAATGCTACACTTAACGCATTAGCAACATCATCTGTTAAAGGTTTTACATCCTGCAAGATCGTTTAACCagttaaacaaaaaaagttgtcaaaatatgcatataatcCCATCATTAAAAAGGAAGAGTTAATGCACCTCGCCACTCAACCCAACACTATCATCAATTTCCATTTTCAAAGTCACAAGGAACCCGCTGAACTCTTCAACTGCCTCTGCAGCACGTAAAACGTTGGCTAATGCCTCCTGGCTAGCCTTGTCTTCGGTGCTTTTAGACAATGCTCGCTTAGTTTTATTTACCACGGCGTCTGGTAATTCACCCCAGTTTACAGCCATTAGCTCCTTGAAGGCAAGCTTGATATCACCATCTTTTATTTCCGGCAAGTGTGTCAAGCCATCGCTGAAACAACGTGTACTTCCAATTCCCATAAAAGGAGAACGAGTGTctatataaagaaaatgttaTCAGTTTACCTTTCCACGCCATAACCataatagaaaagaaaatgttatataaatCAATATTAAAGTCATTATACATAAGGGCATAAGGCAAATTCCTAATGAGTGACAatgtaatataaaatttattagaaTTCGACATACTGATAACATCTGTattatagatgtatatatattcttcaTTTGTAATGAAGTAGGTAAAAACTGAGTCATATACTAAGGAAAATATCGACCCACataaaagtaactcccaatgctgTCTTCCATGGGTTTTAGGTCCCAATACTGTTACATCCATATGATTAATCCGTCCTCAATGGGACTAGAATCCACAACCTCTTGGTTTATAGTTCACTTCGAATTCCGCTAGGTCAAAGGCCCCTTAGTAGACCAAGTCACATACTATTATACTAATCAAGGTGTTAGGCCACTAGCATACAAACTTTTTCTATAGAAGCTAGGCTACCATCACACATCACCTCcatgattttcaaattttctcTCCCTACATTTTTGTGAATTTCTTCAACTAGCCTTTAATCCCTATAATCTTATAATGTTAACCAGTTAGCTTCGTATTTACTCAATGCAACTTTTTATACGCAATGAGTCATGACATGACTAATTACTAGAAGCTTTAGAGTTCAAAATACACTTCTCAGCTTTATCCTAACGCTCAATCGTGACGTCAAAATCTAAATATATGTAGTCCATATCTCCGAAATTACTACATTTCTTGAGCCAATTATCATCCTTTTCACTACTTTTTtagatgtatgtatatatatatatattcatctaaaaattcacaaTTATATAAACTGATTGACGAAACCCTAACAAACATCATTAATTAGATACATATGCACACACATACATAATAAAACGatagaaacaaatatatatgttactGGAAATAAGTGAAGACGGAGAATGATGGAATCCACGGCGGAGGAGGTGGTGGTTAGTGGTTACGCTGGTGGCCGGAGCGACGAAAGTTAAAGATCGGCGTGAGATCGAACGGCAGAGAgatctcatcatcatcaatttctCCATTGTATATGTTTGAAGCACAAAAATGTTTAAATgaaacaattttttaaatttatttttattttatcaaacaaaaattcttttccttttttttttttttgttacaaacGATAGGGACTGAGATGTTAACCTTGATTTTCAGAAAgatcaaatttagtttttttattgtgctttttctttttcttttcaataaaagtgtaaaataatcACGAATAACGGTAGATCTAACATATATCGTTAAAATATATTGCGAATGACGGTAGATCTAATAAAGATTTATCGTATATTGTCTTAAACGGTGTGTGTTAAAAATTCTCTTGCAGATTAGATATCCAATTCAAACTCTTCGATAATAAAACTTTATTACCCAACGATGGATATTCACCCAGACTCATCATAGGTGAAAATTAAATACCAATAGTCACATAATTTTTTTCTACCCTACTTTACGATTATATATGGTGGTACATACGTGTGATTTTACTCTTCATAATGTTAACCAAGATTATTTTCAGTTTTACTTTTCATCAATAATTGTGCATTATTAATTGATGAAATactaaaaaggaaaataaccgaccaattttttttcctttttttgttaTTCACAGTGAATTAATTAGATGAGGATCTTATAAAATTACTTTTGTCAAGTAAAGTTAGAGGCAACTTGACTATAAGGTTAAAATTaagggtcaaaattcaaaaatcatatttgaacCTTTAACCTTGATTTTAAACTGATGATCAAGATCTTCAACTTTACTAGTTTAGTTAAATGTAACTTTAAGGATCCCAATTCTAATAATCATATgttgtaaaaagtaaaaaccatGGTATATAATCCAAAAAGATAtaagaaattatttttatcGTTATATTATATAGGCACTATGCTAGTGTTAAATAAGCACATAATAAACCATCATCAAATGGTCTAGTTGCATGGAGATTTGTTTCCTTATAGGAGGTCTCAAGTTTGAATCCTACCTTTGACATATTTATAGGTAGTAATAGGTATTAATTTCCACCTATGGTGGGCCTGGTTTATATCGCAGACCCAGTTAAAACAATCTATATTAGACCTCCTATATTCAGGAGTAATtcacacattttaaaagaaatcaaaagtcaaCGGTCGACAAAGCTGACCATCATCTATAACCATTTTAAGCCTGAGTAACTGAATTACATGGATCttagttttaactttaattgacactaaaaattataaataaataaaaaaagttaacctCCGCTTGCATGGGTACAATTTTGCATctaca
It encodes:
- the LOC122608903 gene encoding uncharacterized protein LOC122608903, with the translated sequence MSRSVWTQSEDLCLSRCWMLRRPDPVTGRCEMNNPGISFWDDVTAMFNTETTRGPRSKAQLQGHLNRIRKECKQFEAICSQLNSQERGGDDEQYYATAHQIYREKHGRGFRYEHCFRQLIFVSF
- the LOC122606925 gene encoding uncharacterized protein LOC122606925; its protein translation is MGSGDGIPRWSVYDTIKTIPSKPDGLMTEIDLAISSLEYAKATKLLNSPAPLPKNKNIDNGTLKPSALYDARRADEAYKDGLAYLTAGNLEEAFQSLNLALSKCPPYKTSAVAKLRSLITLTAQRLRKSPG
- the LOC122607260 gene encoding succinate dehydrogenase subunit 5, mitochondrial-like; this encodes MEKLMMMRSLCRSISRRSLTFVAPATSVTTNHHLLRRGFHHSPSSLISNTRSPFMGIGSTRCFSDGLTHLPEIKDGDIKLAFKELMAVNWGELPDAVVNKTKRALSKSTEDKASQEALANVLRAAEAVEEFSGFLVTLKMEIDDSVGLSGEDVKPLTDDVANALSVAFGRYYAYLDSFGPDEGYLKKKVENELGMKLIHLKMRCSGLGGDWGKVTVLGTSGISGSYIEHRA